One stretch of Thermoplasmata archaeon DNA includes these proteins:
- a CDS encoding epoxyqueuosine reductase QueH — translation MKILMHICCAPCFSYPSRALRKQHELTGYWYNPNIQPYSEYLRRLETLKKFEYLEKVHIIYDEEYNMQDWLKKVTAINEIDEANRCKFCYVQRLAKVARYAKDHGFDAFSTTLLYAPYQKHELVKEFGEKMALKYNIAFYYEDFRDHYKEGQEIAKSLGLYRQKYCGCVFSEVCKINSTRAQNSNNVY, via the coding sequence GTTGCGCTCCATGTTTTTCGTATCCTTCCAGGGCCCTAAGAAAACAGCATGAATTGACAGGATACTGGTACAATCCTAACATACAGCCATACAGTGAATATTTAAGGCGCTTAGAAACACTGAAAAAGTTTGAGTATTTGGAGAAAGTGCATATTATATATGATGAAGAATACAATATGCAGGACTGGCTGAAAAAAGTAACTGCAATAAACGAGATAGATGAAGCAAACAGATGCAAGTTCTGTTATGTACAGAGGCTGGCAAAAGTTGCCAGATACGCAAAGGATCATGGTTTTGATGCATTTAGCACGACATTGCTTTATGCACCGTATCAAAAACATGAGTTAGTCAAGGAATTTGGAGAGAAAATGGCACTAAAATACAATATTGCGTTTTATTATGAAGATTTCAGAGATCATTACAAAGAGGGTCAGGAAATAGCGAAATCTCTGGGTCTGTACAGGCAAAAATATTGTGGATGCGTTTTTAGCGAAGTGTGCAAGATAAACAGTACGAGGGCACAAAACAGCAATAATGTTTATTAG